DNA from Planctomycetia bacterium:
GCCGGCGCGGTGACGGCGGGCAGCGGAGGAACGAGCACGGGCGGGGTCGTCGGGGCCGGCGCGGCGGGCTGCTGCGCCGGTGCCTCGACCTTGCAGCACTCCGTGGCCCCGCCCATGAAGGCCCGGGACGCGTCGAGGATCTCGACGCGGTGGCACTGGCGACCGACGCCATCGAGCTCGAACTCGAGCTTGACCCACTTCTTCGTCCCGGCGGGGAGATCGATAGTCTGCTGAAACTCGATCGGGCTCTTGGAGGCGATGTGATGGAAGCCCTCGTCGAAGTAGTCGACGATATGCAACTTCTCCAGATTGCGACCGGCATTGTTGATGAGCTCCACGTCGTACGCGACCTTCTGGCCGAGCACACCGCGGAGCGGTCCGGTGATGTTGACCACGACGGCGTCCTCCGCACGGGCCGCGGCGGCGACGAACGCGGTCGCCGCGAGGACGGCACCGATCGCGAAACCCCGGCGCTGGGTGCGGATGCAGTGACGATGCATGGCGGCGACTCCTCCGACCCCGACTGGCCGCGGCCCCCTGCGGACCGCCAGCGGGGGAAAAGGCTACCACGGGGCCGGGGCGGTCGGGAACGCCGGTTTGGATCGCATCCGGCTTTTGTGTGGCACCGGCCCGGGGGCGGCTTCAGGGGAACAGGCCGAGGCGGGCGGCCTTCATCTCCAGCGCCTTGCGGAACAGCGGGAACGGGTACTTGCGCCCCTTCGCCGCCGCCCAGGCCTGGGTCGAGGTGACCAGTCGCTCCGGCAAGTGTCCCTGTTCCACGAGCGATGCCACCTGATCGCAGTATTCCTCGTCCTCGGGGAGCTGCACGCGCAGGTCGGCCTTGAGCCGGTCCGCCAGGGTTGCCGGCCGCCGCGCGGCGGCCGCGGCCGGCTCGGCCGGGTCGGCCGGCGTGGCGGCGACGACCTGCGCGGCGATGAACGGGACGGCGAGCACGACCACGGTGCAGACGGCGAGTCGGCGTGGCATGGAGACGTCCTCGGGGAGGCGACGGGGGGTGAAGGTCTTCTGGGCGCGGGGCGGATCGCCGGGCTGATCAGTAGCGGGCCTCGAAGCCGGCGAAGCCACCATGCACGATCGTGCTCGAGCCGGCGGCGATGCCGGAGATCGCGGCGGGCGTGGCGATCACGACCGGCCACTGGCCATCCGCCTGGGCGATGTTGCCGACGCCGACCACGCGGTAGCCGAGCGACAGCGTCCAATGCTCCGTCACGTCCCAGGCGAGGCCGGTGTCGACCGAACCGAGCCAGGAGAAGACACCGAGTTGCGAGTGGACGCGGACCGGCTCGCCGCCGGGAAACACGGCGGGCGTTCCCGCCGCCGTCGCCAGCGCGGTCGTGTCGGTGATCGCGTTACCGGCGATCATGAACTTCGGGACGACGTCGAAGCGGACCGTGGGCAGAAACCGCCAGTCGAACTTCGCCCCCACCTGTGCCCCGAAGAGGTTGTTGTTCGTGGCCACGGTGAACAGCGCCGGCGACAGCGCCGCGTCGCCCGGCCGGCTCGTGAGCGTGAGCGTGTCACCGACCTCGAAGAAGCGGAAGCCCGCCAGCCAGATCAGGTTCACCGGCCGCTGCCGCGGCGGGAACTCGGGCCGCGTGGCCGGCGCGTAGAGCCAGTTGATCTCCACGTCGTTGATCACGTCGGACCTGGCGATCTGCTGGCCGGCTGCCGCGGCGAGGAAAGCGGCGGCGGGCAGGCCCCCGATCGTCGCGCCGGGCGCCTGCGGGATGGCGTCGATCGCCGGCGGTGCGGCGGACGTCAGCGCCGACCCGCCGATTCCGTACACGCCCCAGTAGATGAACTCCAACGCATGCCGCTGCCGGTCGCCGAACCAGCGGCCGATGTGCAGGTCGACGCCACCGGGCCAGGTGGCGGCAGCGTCGGCGCTGGTGAGTTGCGTGCCGGCGAGCGGCTGCATCGTCGCCGCGCCGGCCGGCAGCGTGCGGGTCATCACCAGCCCGTTCGCGCCGGCGAACCAGCGCGGCCAGTCGGGGAGCAGGGCCGCGGCGGCATTCGGCGGCATTCCCGCGAAGCCGCCGGTCCCGGCCGGGTCGGGAATGTAGAGCGGCGGCGGCAGGGCCACGTCCGGCCCCATGTCGAGCGGCGGACCGACTGCGGGCAGCGGCTCGGCGGCGGGCAGCGGCGCGGTCACGAGCAGGACGGCGAGCATCCAGCCCCGCGCTCGTCGGCGGGCGGTCCGTCTCGGTGCCTGCGCTGGTGCCGTCCGCTGCATGCGGCGGAGGGTCGGGAAATCGCCGCCCCCGGTCAAGGCCACTTGCCGCACTGCCGTGCGGCCCGCGCGGACGCCCGGCGTGTCTCATTCCCAGGAAGGCTCTACACTCTCCAGACCGCCCCGTCTGGCGGAGCGAGGAGCCCTGCACGACATGCCACGACCGCGGAGAGCGCGGGGCGACGACGCCCGGACGCAGGCGCTCGCCTGGCTCGACCGAAGGATCAACTTCGAGCGCGTGCCTCCCGGGGCGACGGGCCTCGGCCTCGACCGGATGCGCCGGCTCCTCGCCGCCGTCGGCGGCCCGCACCGTGGCCTGCCGGTGGTCCACGTGGCCGGCACGAAGGGCAAGGGGTCCACGGTCGCCGCGATCGCCGCGATCCTCGAGGAGGCCGGGCAGCGGGTCGGCCGCTACCTCTCGCCGCACGTGCACGCCATCGAGGAACGGATCGCAGTCGACGGTCGGCCGATCGAGTCCGCCGATCTCGTTGCCGCGCTGGAGGCGGTGCGGCCGGCCGTCGAACGGCTCGACGCCGCCGCGGCGCGGCGCGGGGGCCGCGGTCCGACCTGGTTCGAGGTCCTGACCGCCGCGGCCTTCGTGCACTTCGCCCGCGCCAAGGTCGACATCGCCGTGCTCGAGACCGGGCTCGGTGGCAGGCTCGACGCCACCAACGTCGTCCGGCCGCTCGTGTCGGTGATCACGAGCATCAGCCTCGACCACATGGCGGTGCTCGGCCCCACGATCGCGCGGATCGCCGCCGAGAAGGCGGGCATCATCAAGCGCGGCCGGCCGGTGGTGTCCGGCGCGGTGCACCCCGCCGCCCGGCGCGTCGTCGCCGCCACGGCGGCGCGGCGCCGGGCGACGCTCCTCCAACTCGGCCGCGACTTCACGGCGACGCCGCTCCCGGCGCAGGCCGGTGCCGGGCCGCTGGCCGCCGGCGGCGTCGAGGTGCTTGGGCCGGCCGACGCGGCGCCGGTTCGTTACCGGCTGGGCATGACGGGCCGCCACCAGGCGGAGAACGCGGCGCTGGCGGTGATGGCGGTCCGCCGGCTGCAACGGCAGGGGATTCACGTTCCCGAGGAGGCGATCGTGCGCGGCCTGCTCCGAGCCCGGCTCCCGGCCCGGATCGAGGTCGTCTCGCGCCGCCCGCTCGTCGTCGTCGACGCCGCCCACAACCTGGCCTCGATGGCGACCCTCGTTGCGACGCTGCAGCCGGCGCTGGCCGCACACCGTCCGCGGGTGCTGCTCTTCGCCGCCAGCGGCGACAAGCAGATCGAGGAGATGCTGGCCGTTGCGCGGGGTGCGTTCGATCGCGTGGTTGTCACGCGTTACTCCACCAACCCCAGGGCCGCCACGGTGGAACGGCTCGTCGCCGCCTGCCGCGCCGCGGGGCTGCCCGAGCCGCGGGTCGCCGCCGACCCGCCGCAGGCCCTGGCTCTCGCCCGCTCACAGGCCGGCGCCCGCGGCCTCGTCTGCGTGGCCGGGAGTTTTTTTCTCGCCGCCGAGGTCGGCGTCGGTCGCGGCTGACATCATTCGCAGCGCCGCAGCGAGCACAGCGTCGCTCTCCGCCGGCGCGGACGCAGCGCCGGCGCGTGCGGCCGGATGTCGGCCGGATGGCATGTCGCGGGCCTGCCGCCAGCGGCGGGCGCGGGCGAGCGACTCGGCCGTGGGCGCGATCTCGAAGCCCGGATCGGGTCGCACGCCCCAGGCGCGGGAGTCGTCGTCGCCGGCCCGGCGGTGGATCGTGCCGCTGCCGGTGCGCAGGTATTCGGATGTCGTGAGCTTGAGCATCCCGCGGTCATCGGCGAGGGGGAGGAGCGTCTGCACCGTTGCCTTGCCGAACGACCGACTGCCCACGATCGTGGCCCGCCGGTTGTCCTGCAGGCAGGCGGCCACGATCTCCGCCGCGCTGGCGGACAGGCCGTCGATCAGCACCGCCATGGCCGCGCCGGGAACGGCGGCGCCACGGCTCGCCCGGCGGACGTCGAGCACCGCTGCCGCGCCCGCGGCCGACCGGCGGCCGCGGGTGGAAACGATCACGCCCTCGTCGAGAAACTGGTCGCAGACCTCGACGGCCGCGGACAAGAGCCCGCCCGGATTGCCGCGCAGGTCGAGCACCAGCCCGCGCAGGCCGGGGAGCCGCTCGATCGCCGCCAGCGCCGCCGCGAGATCGGCCGCCGTGTGCTCGCCGAACGACGTGATCCGCACGAGGGCCACGCCGGGAACGACCTCCCAGTCCCATGTGCCGTCGGCGCGGCGTCGGTCGCCGAGCACGCTCTCGACCTTGACGGCCTCGCGCAGCAGGACGACGTCGCGGGCCGCCGGATCGGCGCCGGGGGCGGAGGCCGGATCGAGCGACCGCGGCTCCGCCGACGCGGGCAGGACGCGCACGG
Protein-coding regions in this window:
- a CDS encoding bifunctional folylpolyglutamate synthase/dihydrofolate synthase, yielding MPRPRRARGDDARTQALAWLDRRINFERVPPGATGLGLDRMRRLLAAVGGPHRGLPVVHVAGTKGKGSTVAAIAAILEEAGQRVGRYLSPHVHAIEERIAVDGRPIESADLVAALEAVRPAVERLDAAAARRGGRGPTWFEVLTAAAFVHFARAKVDIAVLETGLGGRLDATNVVRPLVSVITSISLDHMAVLGPTIARIAAEKAGIIKRGRPVVSGAVHPAARRVVAATAARRRATLLQLGRDFTATPLPAQAGAGPLAAGGVEVLGPADAAPVRYRLGMTGRHQAENAALAVMAVRRLQRQGIHVPEEAIVRGLLRARLPARIEVVSRRPLVVVDAAHNLASMATLVATLQPALAAHRPRVLLFAASGDKQIEEMLAVARGAFDRVVVTRYSTNPRAATVERLVAACRAAGLPEPRVAADPPQALALARSQAGARGLVCVAGSFFLAAEVGVGRG
- the ctpA gene encoding peptidase S41 — its product is MPLRNILFLFACSAVSLAAWAAGDRGEHGRRFGEVLAIIDRSALEPVAADRLLDAAVEAVVAELDEHSAFLPPDAQADLEAQLDQRFGGVGLQLSIDEPSGLPLVVVPLPGSPAARAGLGPGDLIVAIDGVPARQADLRDAVQRLRGSQGTPVTVRVLPASAEPRSLDPASAPGADPAARDVVLLREAVKVESVLGDRRRADGTWDWEVVPGVALVRITSFGEHTAADLAAALAAIERLPGLRGLVLDLRGNPGGLLSAAVEVCDQFLDEGVIVSTRGRRSAAGAAAVLDVRRASRGAAVPGAAMAVLIDGLSASAAEIVAACLQDNRRATIVGSRSFGKATVQTLLPLADDRGMLKLTTSEYLRTGSGTIHRRAGDDDSRAWGVRPDPGFEIAPTAESLARARRWRQARDMPSGRHPAARAGAASAPAESDAVLAAALRMMSAATDADLGGEKKTPGHADEAAGAGL